The genomic interval TTAAGCTGACTGTGCAAATTGTCAATGTGAGGTATGATAGTGTCTATACTATTCTCTAATGCCTTTCAACCTCAAAAAAACCCTTGAAGCGTCCAGTGCTTTTGGGCGCGAGGGTCTTCGGAAGCTGGCCGCTGACGACTGACAGAAATTTCATATTTGATCTTTCAACTCAATACAAACCACTATCACATAGTGATAATTTTGCAATAACAAAGAGGGAACAGAAGCCGGAGATGGGTCGTCAATACTAGTGTATCTGAAGTTCATACTAGGTTCGCTCTTGTGAAGATACTGCCACGCTTTGCATTTGCCCTGTTGTCTTTTTTGTCCAAGGTCTTTTCCAGACCTACTTTTGATTTTAACGGTGATTAACTACCTGTTTTTTTGGTAAGTTAGGAGTAAGCAAGGTGTCGGAAAAACATTTATCTAACATATGGAAAACTCTGTTGTCGATAAGCTTGTTGTTATTGATAGGGCTTCTGGGTGTTTTCGATTACTTCACCGGGCCGGAAATAACGATTATTGTTCTATATCTAATCCCCGTTGGGCTAGCGGGTTGGTATGTCGGCTGGAAAATTGGAACGCTGACTTCAGTAATGAGCGCGCTTACCTGGTATGTTGTGAATAAGCTAACATACGGGCAGACATATGAGCACCCTCTTATACCCATCTGGAATGCTTTAACTATTTTGGTATCATCCATTCTGGTCACTCGCCTTTCATCTAAGTTGTGGCAGGCTCTAAATGTTGCAGTTATGTTTGCAAGAGTAGATTATTTAACCGGCGCTTGGAATAGACGAGCTTTCCATGAACTAGTTGAAATCGAAATTTCACGACTTGAAAGACAGGGATACCCCTTTAGCATTCTTTATCTGGACGTGGATAATTTCAAGGCGGTAAACGACCGTTTTGGCCATGCTGCCGGTGATAATGTGCTCAAAGGAGTTGTTGCGGCGATGAAACGTAAACGCCGACCGGAAGATGCTGTTGCGCGACTTGGTGGAGATGAATTCGCAGTCTTACTAAGCCATACGAATGATGATGAAGCAAGAAATATTTCTTTGCGAATACAGGATATGCTCAGGGATACCGTTAGCGCTCGATGGCCGGTCGCATTTAGCGTTGGCACAATAACTTGTCATCAACCTCCTGCCTCGGTCTACGAATTAATTGATAAGGCAGACCAAATGATGTATAAAGCTAAACGAGAAAACAAAAAAGCTATTGACAGGGCATTGCACGCTGAAATTTTTAAAGCTCATACTTTCTAAACAGGAAATTACCCATCAGGCATTAAAGGCGATTTCGCTCGCCGCAATAGAAACGATTGCTATCTAAGTTACGCACTATAAAACTTATCCCCTAAACCCACCGGTACGTTTTTCGGATTCAAGTTCTAAAGATGAGATGTCGTGCCCGATGCGGTCGGTTAAGAGTTGGAGAGTTTCTTCATCGGCATCGGGGGGGACAACGATGGGATCGCCAATTATCATGCATGCTTTGGCAAAAGGTAAAGGAATTTGATACCTATCCCAGGAGGAAATGTGGATACGCGGATAGGCGCTTACACCGATGGGAATGATAGGGCAACCGGATTTTTGGGCGATAAAAAGAGCGCCTGGTTGAACTTTGTGTGATGGACCTCTCGGACCATCCGGAGTAAAGGCAAGGATTCCTCCATTTCTGACATCTCTCGC from bacterium carries:
- a CDS encoding GGDEF domain-containing protein, whose protein sequence is MSEKHLSNIWKTLLSISLLLLIGLLGVFDYFTGPEITIIVLYLIPVGLAGWYVGWKIGTLTSVMSALTWYVVNKLTYGQTYEHPLIPIWNALTILVSSILVTRLSSKLWQALNVAVMFARVDYLTGAWNRRAFHELVEIEISRLERQGYPFSILYLDVDNFKAVNDRFGHAAGDNVLKGVVAAMKRKRRPEDAVARLGGDEFAVLLSHTNDDEARNISLRIQDMLRDTVSARWPVAFSVGTITCHQPPASVYELIDKADQMMYKAKRENKKAIDRALHAEIFKAHTF
- a CDS encoding lysophospholipid acyltransferase family protein; the protein is MFKNWWQKARPKVLGTIVWSVARLVGKTLRIRVENWGVIQERFDNGQGAVLVSWHGRTFVPANQLRGKNLLAMISLSRDGEIQNVIVSRFGFKTIRGSTKRQGVRAALQAARDVRNGGILAFTPDGPRGPSHKVQPGALFIAQKSGCPIIPIGVSAYPRIHISSWDRYQIPLPFAKACMIIGDPIVVPPDADEETLQLLTDRIGHDISSLELESEKRTGGFRG